Proteins co-encoded in one Streptomyces sp. SLBN-31 genomic window:
- a CDS encoding SDR family oxidoreductase, which produces MNADDDGPGLRCLVTGATGYIGGRLVPELLAEGYRVRCLARSPGKLRDHPWAGQAEVVRGDVTDADSVAEAMRGIDVAYYLVHALGSGGDFEDTDRKAARVFGAAAREAGVRRIVYLGGLTPSKVPESELSPHLRSRAEVGRILRGSGVPTTELRAAVVIGSGSVSFEMLRYLTERLPVMITPSWVRTRIQPVAVRDVLRYLVGSARMAADVSRAFDIGGPDVLTYKDMMLRYAAIAGLPRRVILPVPVLTPGLSSHWVGLVTPVPASIARPLTESLRHEVVCHEHDIARYVPDAPGRPIAFDEAVRLALQRVRDAQVTTRWSSASVPGAPSDPLPTDPDWAGGSLYTDRRELLVDASREALWRVIEGIGGDNGWYSFPLAWAVRGRLDRLVGGVGLRRGRRDAAHLRTGDSLDFWRVEEIEPGRLLRLRAEMRLPGLAWLEMCADTDDEGRTRYRQRALFHPHGLLGHAYWWSVSPFHAVVFGGMARNIALTASRTPTTPERENAPSR; this is translated from the coding sequence ATGAACGCTGACGACGACGGACCGGGGTTGCGCTGCCTGGTGACCGGGGCGACGGGATACATCGGCGGCAGGCTGGTGCCGGAACTCCTCGCCGAGGGGTACCGGGTGCGCTGCCTGGCCCGCTCCCCCGGCAAACTCCGCGACCACCCCTGGGCCGGGCAGGCGGAGGTCGTGCGCGGCGACGTCACCGACGCCGACTCCGTCGCCGAGGCCATGCGCGGCATCGACGTCGCCTACTACCTGGTGCACGCGCTCGGCTCCGGCGGCGACTTCGAGGACACCGACCGCAAGGCGGCCCGCGTCTTCGGCGCCGCGGCCCGGGAGGCGGGCGTACGGCGCATCGTCTACCTCGGCGGCCTGACGCCCTCGAAGGTGCCGGAGAGCGAGCTGTCGCCGCACCTTCGCTCGCGGGCCGAGGTCGGCCGCATCCTGCGGGGCTCCGGTGTCCCCACCACCGAACTGCGCGCCGCGGTCGTCATCGGCTCCGGTTCCGTCTCCTTCGAGATGCTGCGCTACCTCACCGAACGCCTCCCGGTGATGATCACCCCGAGCTGGGTACGCACCCGGATCCAGCCCGTGGCGGTACGGGATGTGCTGCGCTACCTCGTCGGCAGCGCCCGGATGGCGGCCGACGTCAGCCGCGCCTTCGACATCGGCGGTCCGGACGTGCTGACGTACAAGGACATGATGCTGCGCTACGCGGCCATCGCCGGACTGCCGCGTCGCGTCATCCTCCCCGTGCCCGTGCTCACCCCCGGCCTGTCCAGCCACTGGGTCGGGCTGGTGACCCCGGTGCCTGCGTCGATCGCCCGGCCGCTGACGGAGTCGCTGCGCCACGAGGTCGTCTGCCACGAGCACGACATCGCCCGGTACGTGCCCGACGCCCCCGGCCGGCCGATCGCCTTCGACGAGGCGGTACGGCTGGCCCTGCAGCGCGTGCGCGACGCCCAGGTCACCACCCGCTGGTCGTCGGCGTCGGTGCCGGGCGCGCCCAGCGATCCACTGCCGACCGACCCCGACTGGGCGGGCGGCAGCCTCTACACCGACCGGCGGGAGCTCCTCGTGGACGCCTCCCGCGAGGCGCTGTGGCGGGTGATCGAGGGGATCGGCGGCGACAACGGCTGGTACTCCTTCCCGCTGGCCTGGGCGGTACGGGGCCGGCTGGACCGGCTGGTGGGCGGCGTGGGACTGCGCCGGGGCCGACGCGACGCGGCACACCTGCGCACGGGCGACTCGCTGGACTTCTGGCGCGTGGAGGAGATCGAACCGGGCCGCCTGCTGCGGCTGCGGGCCGAGATGAGGCTGCCTGGACTGGCCTGGCTGGAGATGTGCGCCGACACCGACGACGAGGGCCGCACCCGCTACCGCCAGCGGGCCCTGTTCCACCCGCACGGGCTGCTCGGCCACGCCTACTGGTGGAGCGTCTCCCCCTTCCACGCCGTCGTCTTCGGCGGCATGGCCCGCAACATCGCGCTCACCGCGTCGCGCACGCCCACCACCCCCGAGAGGGAAAACGCACCGAGCCGTTGA
- a CDS encoding deoxyribodipyrimidine photo-lyase: MNVSVVLFTADLRLHDHPPLRAACEAQTVVPLFVRDESVTGAGFAAPNRLAFLADCLRDLDSALRERGGRLIMRSGDVVEEVCKVVAETDADEVHMAGDVSAYAHLRERRLRRALESDGRRLHVHETVTTAVTPGAVTPASSDHFAVFTPYFRQWAQTHLRDTFAAPRTVRVPDGVASEELPTRSALSGLSEGLAPGGEVEGRRRLAAWLRDGVAAYEDRHDDMAGDATSRLSPHLHFGTLSPVELVHRARKVAGPGAEAFVRQIAWRDFHRQVLAARPAAATADYRTKHDRWRSERTAREDVEAWKQGRTGYPVIDAAMRQLRHEGWMHNRSRLLTASFLCKTLYVDWRVGARYFLELLVDGDIANNQLNWQWMAGTGTDTRPNRVLNPVTQAKRYDPDGTYVRRWVPELAGLDGLSVHEPWKLRGLDRAALDGYPDPVVELSEGLARFKQARARD; encoded by the coding sequence ATGAACGTCTCGGTCGTCCTGTTCACCGCCGACCTGCGCCTGCACGACCATCCCCCACTGCGCGCCGCCTGCGAGGCCCAGACGGTGGTGCCGCTGTTCGTGCGTGACGAGAGCGTCACCGGTGCCGGGTTCGCCGCGCCCAACCGGCTGGCGTTCCTCGCCGACTGCCTGCGCGATCTCGACAGCGCACTGCGCGAACGGGGCGGCCGGCTGATCATGCGCTCCGGTGACGTCGTCGAGGAGGTGTGCAAGGTGGTCGCCGAGACCGACGCCGACGAGGTCCACATGGCCGGTGACGTCAGCGCCTACGCGCACCTGCGCGAGCGGCGGCTGCGCCGCGCCCTGGAGTCGGACGGGCGGCGCCTGCACGTCCACGAGACGGTGACCACGGCCGTCACGCCCGGCGCGGTCACCCCGGCCTCCTCGGACCACTTCGCCGTCTTCACCCCGTACTTCCGGCAGTGGGCGCAGACGCATCTTCGCGACACGTTCGCCGCACCGCGCACCGTCCGCGTCCCGGACGGGGTCGCCTCCGAGGAACTGCCCACCCGTTCCGCGCTGTCGGGGCTGTCGGAGGGCCTGGCGCCCGGCGGGGAGGTGGAGGGCCGCAGACGGCTGGCCGCCTGGCTGCGCGACGGGGTCGCCGCCTACGAGGACCGCCACGACGACATGGCCGGCGACGCCACCTCCCGGCTCTCGCCCCATCTGCACTTCGGCACCCTCTCCCCGGTCGAACTCGTCCACCGGGCCCGCAAGGTCGCCGGCCCCGGCGCCGAGGCCTTCGTACGGCAGATCGCCTGGCGCGACTTCCACCGCCAGGTCCTGGCCGCCCGGCCCGCGGCCGCCACCGCCGACTACCGCACCAAGCACGACCGTTGGCGCTCGGAACGCACCGCCCGCGAGGACGTCGAGGCATGGAAGCAGGGCCGCACCGGCTACCCGGTGATCGACGCGGCGATGCGCCAGTTGCGGCACGAGGGCTGGATGCACAACCGCAGCCGGCTGCTGACCGCGAGCTTCCTGTGCAAGACCCTGTACGTCGACTGGCGGGTGGGCGCCCGGTACTTCCTGGAGCTCCTGGTCGACGGCGACATCGCCAACAACCAGCTGAACTGGCAGTGGATGGCGGGCACCGGCACCGACACCCGCCCCAACCGGGTCCTCAACCCCGTCACCCAGGCCAAGCGTTACGACCCGGACGGCACGTACGTTCGCCGCTGGGTCCCCGAACTCGCCGGGCTGGACGGCCTGTCGGTGCACGAACCGTGGAAGCTGCGGGGCCTGGACCGTGCCGCGCTCGACGGCTACCCGGATCCCGTCGTCGAACTCTCCGAGGGCCTCGCCCGCTTCAAGCAGGCCCGCGCCCGCGACTGA
- a CDS encoding cryptochrome/photolyase family protein encodes MRSPHTATPHWLFGDQLGPQFLTPGDGGRDRGAPVVMIEARSVFRRRFHRAKAHLVLSAMRHRAAELGDRVTYVKAETYREGLQRAFPGRHATVHHPTSRAALRLVSSSADVTVLPARGFLVPHADFRAWADGHGGQRLLQEDFYRWVRRGHGLLLDGDAPAGGRWNHDHDNREPPPKGVRTLGAPAPYRPREDDLDAKVRHDLDRWERDEGIRFVGRDGPRRFPATRREALAALARFVGHRLAGFGPQEDAVLAGDPVMSHSLLSSSLNLGLLGPLECVERAEDAWRSGTAPINSVEGFVRQIAGWREYVWQLYWYFGENYRHRNALGHRAPLPEWFLELDADAVTARCLATVLAQVRDTGWTHHIPRLMLLGSHALQRGWDPAATDWFHRCFVDGYDWVILPNVVGMSQYADGGRMTTKPYTSGGAYVHRMSDLCDPCAYRPTDRVGETACPFTAGYWAFLHRHRARLEPNPRMTRAVRGLDRLQDLDELLREDKRRGDGPP; translated from the coding sequence CTGAGGAGCCCTCATACGGCCACCCCCCACTGGCTGTTCGGCGACCAGCTCGGCCCGCAGTTCCTCACCCCCGGCGACGGCGGACGCGACCGCGGAGCACCGGTCGTGATGATCGAGGCCCGGTCCGTCTTCCGCCGCCGCTTCCACCGCGCCAAGGCGCACCTCGTGCTGTCCGCCATGCGCCACCGCGCCGCGGAACTCGGCGACCGGGTGACGTACGTGAAGGCGGAGACGTACCGCGAAGGACTGCAGAGGGCCTTTCCCGGACGGCATGCGACGGTTCATCACCCCACGTCCCGGGCCGCGCTACGGCTGGTGTCGTCGTCGGCCGACGTCACCGTGCTGCCCGCGCGCGGCTTTCTGGTCCCGCACGCGGACTTCCGCGCCTGGGCGGACGGTCACGGCGGACAACGGCTGCTGCAGGAAGACTTCTACCGCTGGGTGCGACGCGGGCACGGCCTCCTCCTGGACGGTGACGCCCCCGCGGGCGGGCGCTGGAACCACGACCACGACAATCGCGAGCCGCCGCCGAAAGGAGTGAGGACACTGGGCGCCCCGGCGCCGTACCGGCCGCGCGAGGACGACCTGGACGCGAAGGTCCGCCACGACCTGGACCGCTGGGAGCGCGACGAGGGCATCCGGTTCGTGGGACGCGACGGCCCCCGCCGGTTCCCGGCCACCCGCCGCGAGGCACTGGCCGCGCTCGCCCGGTTCGTCGGACACCGGCTGGCCGGCTTCGGCCCACAAGAGGACGCCGTACTCGCGGGCGACCCGGTGATGAGCCACAGCCTGCTGTCGTCCTCGCTCAACCTCGGACTGCTCGGTCCGCTGGAATGCGTCGAGCGCGCCGAGGACGCCTGGCGGTCCGGGACCGCGCCGATCAACAGCGTCGAGGGATTCGTACGGCAGATCGCCGGCTGGCGCGAGTACGTGTGGCAGCTGTACTGGTACTTCGGCGAGAACTACCGGCACCGCAACGCGCTGGGCCACCGCGCGCCGCTGCCCGAGTGGTTCCTGGAACTGGACGCCGACGCGGTCACCGCGCGCTGTCTCGCCACGGTCCTGGCACAGGTGCGCGACACCGGCTGGACGCACCACATCCCCCGCCTGATGCTGCTCGGCAGTCACGCCCTGCAACGGGGCTGGGACCCGGCGGCGACCGACTGGTTCCACCGCTGCTTCGTCGACGGCTACGACTGGGTGATACTGCCGAACGTGGTCGGCATGTCCCAGTACGCGGACGGCGGACGCATGACGACCAAGCCGTACACCTCGGGCGGCGCGTACGTGCACCGCATGAGCGACCTGTGCGACCCGTGCGCCTACCGGCCCACCGACCGCGTCGGCGAGACGGCCTGCCCGTTCACGGCCGGCTACTGGGCCTTCCTGCACCGCCATCGCGCCCGCCTGGAACCCAACCCGCGCATGACCCGGGCGGTGCGCGGCCTGGACCGTCTCCAGGATCTCGACGAACTCCTGCGCGAGGACAAGCGCCGCGGCGACGGGCCGCCCTGA
- a CDS encoding NAD(P)/FAD-dependent oxidoreductase, producing MPAPARTPDVLVIGAGVAGLACARDLLAAGLEVDVVEASDAVGGRMRSDRVEGFVVDRGFQVFNTSYPQMRHRVALRDLGLRPFTPGFLVHTADGRLRFSDPTRRPRTLPDLLPGRLAGPRDLAALGLLTARDMLAPVRLVKRSRESTTRTALAGAGFSEDFVERFFRPFLSGIFLEDELETSSRFFHLVWRSMLRGTLCLPTAGIGAVPRALGAALPTGTVRLETAVTGLTDEGAVTADGTELPARTVVVATGPGPAAHLLPGLDLPDYRTVTTYYHVAPRPPLAEPTLLVDERRRFLNTCVLSEVVPAYAPAGSALVATSVLGRDAEKRETAVREALAEVYDGDTGGWDLLITRTVQDALPAMPPPQPLSRTTRVGPGRYVCGDHRSTGSVQGALASGARAAHEALRDLHRA from the coding sequence ATGCCCGCGCCCGCCCGTACTCCCGACGTCCTCGTGATCGGCGCGGGGGTCGCCGGACTCGCCTGTGCCCGGGACCTGCTCGCCGCCGGGCTCGAGGTCGACGTGGTCGAGGCCTCCGACGCGGTCGGCGGGCGAATGCGCTCCGACCGCGTCGAGGGCTTCGTCGTCGACCGTGGCTTCCAGGTCTTCAACACCTCCTATCCGCAGATGCGGCACCGTGTGGCGCTGCGCGACCTCGGGCTCCGGCCGTTCACGCCGGGCTTCCTCGTGCACACTGCGGACGGCAGACTCCGCTTCAGCGACCCCACGCGGCGCCCCCGCACCCTGCCCGACCTGCTCCCGGGACGGCTCGCCGGCCCGCGTGATCTGGCGGCGCTCGGCCTGCTGACGGCGCGGGACATGCTCGCGCCGGTACGCCTGGTGAAGCGCTCGCGGGAGAGCACCACCCGGACAGCGCTGGCCGGCGCGGGCTTCTCCGAGGACTTCGTCGAGCGCTTCTTCCGCCCGTTCCTGTCGGGGATCTTCCTGGAGGACGAGCTGGAGACGTCCAGCCGGTTCTTCCATCTCGTGTGGCGCAGCATGCTGCGCGGCACCCTGTGCCTGCCCACCGCCGGGATCGGGGCGGTGCCCCGCGCGCTGGGTGCCGCGCTGCCGACCGGCACCGTCCGGCTGGAGACGGCCGTGACCGGGCTGACGGACGAGGGCGCCGTCACGGCCGACGGCACCGAACTGCCCGCCCGCACGGTGGTGGTGGCCACCGGGCCCGGCCCGGCCGCACACCTGCTGCCCGGGCTGGACCTGCCCGACTACCGGACGGTGACCACGTACTACCACGTTGCGCCGCGTCCGCCGCTGGCCGAGCCCACCCTCCTGGTCGACGAGCGCCGCCGTTTCCTCAACACGTGCGTCCTCAGCGAGGTCGTCCCGGCGTACGCGCCGGCCGGCTCCGCCCTGGTGGCCACCTCCGTCCTCGGCAGGGACGCCGAGAAACGGGAGACGGCGGTGCGCGAGGCACTCGCGGAGGTGTACGACGGCGACACCGGCGGCTGGGACCTGCTGATCACCCGCACGGTCCAGGACGCGCTGCCCGCGATGCCGCCGCCGCAGCCGCTCAGCCGCACCACCCGTGTCGGCCCAGGCCGCTACGTGTGCGGCGACCACCGCTCCACCGGCTCGGTCCAGGGCGCCCTCGCCTCGGGAGCACGCGCGGCCCACGAGGCACTGCGGGACCTGCACCGCGCCTGA
- a CDS encoding MerR family transcriptional regulator, producing the protein MSEAAAYGDATHGEERGEAQAATEAGVPLTTGALARRLGVSPTTLRSWDRRYGIGPAARADGRHRRWTRQDVAVLEAMCRLTSSGVPPAEAARAAKETAHTPPGTAETYLRPATPSTSKAAGTLPLGDVRQECRGLARAAVRLDAPAVEAQLAAAVDQYGVAVAWQEVMAPTLHAVGRKWASSGDRYVEVEHMLSWHVSTTLRRHTPAPERQGDVSATGPVVLACVPGEQHTLAIEALNAALGALHVPTRMFGAAVPVEALTAAVQRLGPSAVVLWAQARSTASLPLARHVADTQWGVKGARRGPLVVLGGPGWSGPSTRGLPRPQTLPQALDLLSGTHATHRGEATAERP; encoded by the coding sequence ATGAGCGAAGCGGCCGCGTACGGCGATGCCACGCACGGCGAGGAGCGGGGCGAGGCGCAAGCCGCCACCGAGGCGGGCGTGCCGCTGACGACCGGTGCCCTGGCCCGGCGGCTCGGCGTCTCGCCCACCACGCTGCGCTCCTGGGACCGCCGCTACGGCATCGGCCCCGCAGCCCGCGCCGACGGACGGCACCGCCGTTGGACCAGGCAGGACGTCGCGGTGCTCGAGGCGATGTGCCGGCTGACCTCGTCGGGAGTACCGCCCGCGGAGGCGGCCCGAGCCGCGAAGGAGACGGCCCACACCCCGCCGGGAACGGCAGAGACGTACCTCCGGCCAGCGACGCCGAGCACCTCCAAAGCGGCCGGCACACTGCCCCTCGGCGATGTGCGCCAGGAGTGCCGGGGGCTGGCCCGGGCCGCCGTACGACTGGACGCCCCGGCCGTCGAGGCGCAACTGGCCGCCGCCGTGGACCAGTACGGCGTCGCCGTCGCCTGGCAGGAGGTGATGGCGCCGACCCTGCACGCCGTGGGGCGCAAGTGGGCCTCTTCCGGTGACCGCTACGTCGAGGTCGAGCACATGCTGTCCTGGCACGTGTCCACCACCCTGCGCCGCCACACCCCGGCCCCCGAGCGTCAGGGCGATGTGTCGGCGACCGGGCCCGTCGTGCTCGCCTGCGTGCCCGGCGAACAGCACACCCTGGCGATCGAGGCGCTCAACGCGGCCCTCGGCGCACTCCACGTGCCGACCCGGATGTTCGGCGCCGCCGTGCCGGTGGAGGCGCTCACCGCGGCGGTGCAGCGACTGGGGCCGTCGGCCGTGGTCCTGTGGGCGCAGGCGCGCTCCACCGCCAGCCTGCCGCTGGCCCGGCACGTCGCCGACACCCAGTGGGGCGTCAAGGGCGCGCGCCGCGGGCCGCTGGTCGTCCTGGGCGGACCCGGCTGGTCGGGCCCCTCGACACGGGGACTGCCCAGACCGCAAACCCTCCCGCAAGCCCTGGACCTCCTGTCCGGCACCCACGCCACCCACCGGGGCGAGGCGACCGCCGAACGCCCCTGA
- a CDS encoding sigma-70 family RNA polymerase sigma factor gives MCPQRSTVAPAPAAARPEQSARRPPAAELIAEDELARGLAEGDEHCLEAAYRRWSSMVHTLAWRSLGDAKEAEDVTQQVFLGVWRGSRAFRPERGTVGGWIVGITRRKIADALSARTRRLAAVASVGSSPALSDPSAVQPDTAVDRVLVLEELARLPAPQQRVLRLAFYEDLTQTQIAQRTGWPLGTVKSHARRGLRQLRRRLQAEDF, from the coding sequence ATGTGCCCACAGCGCAGCACCGTCGCACCGGCCCCCGCGGCAGCCCGCCCCGAGCAGTCGGCCCGCAGGCCCCCGGCGGCGGAGTTGATCGCCGAGGACGAACTCGCCCGCGGGCTGGCCGAGGGCGACGAGCACTGCCTGGAGGCGGCCTATCGGCGCTGGTCGAGCATGGTGCACACGCTGGCCTGGCGCTCCCTGGGCGACGCGAAGGAGGCGGAGGACGTCACCCAGCAGGTGTTCCTCGGGGTGTGGCGCGGAAGCCGCGCCTTCCGGCCGGAGCGCGGCACGGTCGGGGGCTGGATCGTCGGCATCACCAGGCGCAAGATCGCCGACGCGCTCTCGGCCCGCACGCGCCGCCTGGCGGCGGTGGCTTCCGTCGGCTCGTCACCGGCCCTGTCCGACCCGTCGGCCGTACAGCCCGACACGGCCGTCGACCGCGTGCTCGTCCTGGAGGAGTTGGCCAGGCTGCCGGCTCCCCAGCAGCGGGTACTGCGGCTGGCCTTCTACGAGGACCTCACCCAGACACAGATCGCGCAGCGCACGGGCTGGCCGCTGGGCACGGTCAAGAGCCACGCCCGCCGTGGCCTGCGGCAGTTGCGGCGGCGGCTCCAGGCGGAGGACTTCTGA
- a CDS encoding metalloregulator ArsR/SmtB family transcription factor: MDKVFKALADDTRRRLLDRLHEHNGQTLGELCGRIDMTRQSVTQHLAVLETANLVSTVRRGREKLHYLNPVPLHEIQERWIDKFERPRLSALGAVKRQAEEAMTDKPTFVYVTYIRSTPEKVWDALTDADLTASYWGHSNVSDWRRGSRWEHVRTDGSGIADVVGTVVESEPPTRLVTTWVDPQKEGQEETYSRVTFDITPHEDIVRLTVTHEDLWDEGALSDVSLGWPAVLSNLKSLLETGSPLPQEPWLVPSR, encoded by the coding sequence ATGGACAAGGTCTTCAAGGCGCTGGCCGACGACACGCGCAGGCGGCTGCTGGACCGGCTGCACGAGCACAACGGCCAGACGCTGGGCGAGCTGTGCGGGCGCATCGACATGACACGCCAGTCGGTGACCCAGCACCTGGCCGTTCTCGAGACCGCGAACCTCGTCAGCACGGTGCGGCGGGGACGGGAGAAGCTGCACTACCTCAACCCGGTCCCGCTCCACGAGATCCAGGAACGGTGGATCGACAAGTTCGAGCGCCCGCGCCTGAGCGCGCTCGGCGCAGTGAAACGACAAGCCGAGGAAGCCATGACAGACAAGCCCACGTTCGTGTACGTCACCTACATCCGCAGCACGCCCGAGAAGGTCTGGGACGCGCTCACCGACGCGGACCTGACCGCGTCCTACTGGGGCCACAGCAACGTCTCCGACTGGCGCCGGGGTTCACGCTGGGAGCACGTCCGCACGGACGGCTCCGGTATCGCCGACGTCGTCGGCACCGTCGTGGAGAGCGAGCCGCCCACCCGGCTGGTCACCACCTGGGTGGACCCGCAGAAGGAGGGTCAGGAGGAGACGTATTCCCGGGTCACCTTCGACATCACCCCACACGAGGACATCGTCCGCCTCACCGTCACGCACGAGGACCTGTGGGACGAGGGCGCGCTGTCCGACGTCTCGCTCGGCTGGCCCGCGGTGCTGTCCAACCTCAAGTCCCTGCTGGAGACCGGCAGTCCGCTGCCGCAGGAGCCGTGGCTGGTCCCCAGCCGCTGA
- a CDS encoding APC family permease, translating into MSGSPPPSGGFVRRVGLFQATAINMSQMCGIGPFVTIPLMVAAFGGPQAVIGFMAGAILALADGLVWAELGAAMPGSGGSYVYLRQAFQYRTGRLMPFLFVWTAMLFIPLIMSTGVVGFVQYLGYLAPDLTETQGDLIGLGIVALVVLLLWRGIENIARITAVMWTVMIASVFLVILAAATDFSADLAFTYPAHAFDLASNHFWLGFAAGLTIGIYDYLGYNTTAYMGAEIKDPGRTLPRSIIFSILGIMAIYLLLQIGTLGVIDWHRMTDPKDIASTSVASAVLEKTWGKGAADTVTVLILITAFASVFTGLLGGSRVPYDAARERVFFRPYAKLHPRHRFPMLGLATMGVITAIGFLIGRHTDLATLIQLLTTVMVLVQALAQIVALTVLRKRQPALRRPYRMWLYPLPSIVAFVGWCVIYGYADKNSPGRHPIEWSLAWLALGCVAYLLWARFEKVWPFGPKEITEEYLKADEPDAAPAGA; encoded by the coding sequence ATGTCCGGTAGCCCGCCACCCAGCGGTGGCTTCGTCCGTCGCGTCGGCCTGTTCCAGGCCACGGCGATCAACATGAGCCAGATGTGCGGCATCGGGCCGTTCGTCACGATCCCGCTGATGGTCGCCGCCTTCGGCGGCCCCCAGGCGGTGATCGGATTCATGGCGGGCGCGATCCTCGCGCTGGCCGACGGACTGGTCTGGGCCGAGCTGGGCGCGGCCATGCCCGGCTCCGGCGGCAGCTACGTCTACCTGCGCCAGGCCTTCCAGTACCGCACCGGCCGGCTGATGCCGTTCCTGTTCGTGTGGACGGCGATGCTGTTCATCCCGCTGATCATGTCGACCGGCGTGGTCGGCTTCGTGCAGTACCTCGGCTACCTGGCCCCGGATCTGACGGAGACCCAGGGCGACCTGATCGGCCTCGGCATCGTCGCGCTGGTCGTCCTGCTGCTGTGGCGCGGCATCGAGAACATCGCGCGGATCACCGCCGTGATGTGGACGGTCATGATCGCCTCGGTCTTCCTGGTGATCCTCGCGGCTGCCACCGACTTCAGCGCGGACCTGGCCTTCACCTACCCGGCCCACGCCTTCGACCTGGCGAGCAACCACTTCTGGCTCGGCTTCGCCGCCGGACTGACCATCGGCATCTACGACTACCTCGGCTACAACACCACGGCCTACATGGGCGCCGAGATCAAGGACCCCGGCCGCACCCTGCCCCGCTCGATCATCTTCTCCATCCTCGGCATCATGGCGATCTACCTGCTGCTGCAGATCGGCACGCTGGGCGTCATCGACTGGCATCGCATGACCGACCCCAAGGACATCGCCTCCACCTCGGTGGCCTCGGCGGTGCTGGAGAAGACCTGGGGCAAGGGGGCGGCCGACACGGTCACCGTGCTCATCCTGATCACGGCGTTCGCCTCCGTCTTCACCGGACTGCTCGGCGGCTCGCGCGTGCCGTACGACGCGGCCCGCGAACGCGTCTTCTTCCGCCCCTACGCCAAGCTCCACCCCCGCCACCGCTTCCCGATGCTGGGCCTGGCCACCATGGGGGTGATCACCGCCATCGGCTTCCTGATCGGCCGGCACACCGACCTCGCGACCCTGATCCAACTGCTGACGACCGTCATGGTGCTGGTCCAGGCGCTCGCCCAGATCGTCGCCCTGACCGTGCTGCGCAAACGGCAGCCCGCGCTGCGCCGCCCCTACCGCATGTGGCTGTACCCGCTGCCGAGCATCGTCGCCTTCGTCGGCTGGTGCGTGATCTACGGGTACGCGGACAAGAACTCGCCGGGCCGCCACCCCATCGAGTGGTCCCTGGCGTGGCTGGCGCTGGGCTGTGTCGCCTACCTGCTGTGGGCCCGCTTCGAGAAGGTGTGGCCGTTCGGACCGAAGGAGATCACCGAGGAGTACCTGAAGGCCGACGAGCCCGACGCGGCACCCGCAGGCGCCTGA
- a CDS encoding ROK family transcriptional regulator, translating to MAAGDVVEQQEQPWNRQRLRSTNERLLLDRLRASGAASRAQLARDTGLSKPTVSSALASLESAGLVREVGTHAPERGRTAVLYAPDPAAGHALGIDIGRSWLRVAVADLDGTVVARSDVRNRARSSGALADLVVTTARQVVAGSGVAPEEVVHAVVGTPGVYDEKQRRVRYAMHLPGWGRAGLFDRMRAELGVPLEVHNDANLAALGEYTYGVGAGSRLFAYILIGTGLGMGVVSDGRLFTGAHGLAGEIGFLPWPGQQKPARLEDAVSGVAVVEAARRFGMSGQLTAKAVFDAARQGNDAAVRAVRLEGERIAYTVAAAAAVLDPDLVVLGGGVGHSVDLLLQPVRENLRALTPLRPRIAPSRLGEDAVLLGAVATALDTARDVVFERRSAAS from the coding sequence ATGGCCGCCGGTGACGTCGTGGAGCAGCAGGAACAGCCCTGGAACCGGCAGCGGTTGCGCAGCACCAACGAGCGGTTGCTCCTGGACCGGCTGCGCGCGTCCGGCGCCGCGTCCCGCGCGCAGCTCGCCCGCGACACCGGACTGTCCAAGCCGACCGTCTCCAGCGCGCTCGCCTCGCTGGAGTCGGCGGGCCTGGTCCGCGAGGTGGGAACCCACGCGCCCGAACGCGGCCGTACGGCGGTCCTGTACGCACCGGACCCCGCCGCCGGTCACGCCCTCGGCATCGACATCGGGCGCAGCTGGCTGAGGGTGGCCGTGGCCGACCTGGACGGCACCGTCGTCGCCCGCTCCGACGTGCGCAACCGGGCCCGCAGCTCGGGCGCCCTGGCCGACCTGGTGGTGACGACGGCCCGCCAGGTGGTCGCCGGGTCGGGCGTGGCGCCCGAGGAGGTGGTGCACGCGGTGGTGGGGACGCCCGGCGTCTACGACGAGAAGCAGCGCCGGGTGCGGTACGCCATGCACCTCCCGGGCTGGGGGCGCGCCGGTCTCTTCGACCGGATGCGCGCGGAGCTGGGCGTACCGCTGGAGGTGCACAACGACGCCAACCTCGCCGCCTTGGGCGAGTACACCTACGGGGTGGGCGCGGGCAGCAGGCTGTTCGCCTACATCCTGATCGGCACCGGGCTCGGCATGGGGGTGGTCAGTGACGGGCGGCTGTTCACGGGGGCGCACGGGCTGGCCGGGGAGATCGGGTTCCTGCCGTGGCCGGGGCAGCAGAAGCCGGCCCGGCTGGAGGACGCGGTGTCGGGGGTGGCCGTCGTGGAGGCGGCGCGCCGGTTCGGCATGAGCGGGCAGCTCACGGCGAAGGCCGTGTTCGACGCGGCCCGGCAGGGCAACGACGCGGCGGTCAGGGCGGTGCGTCTGGAGGGCGAGCGCATCGCGTACACGGTGGCGGCGGCCGCGGCGGTGCTCGACCCGGATCTCGTCGTGCTGGGCGGCGGAGTCGGCCACAGCGTGGACCTGCTGTTGCAGCCGGTGCGCGAAAACCTCCGCGCGCTGACCCCGTTGCGGCCGCGGATCGCGCCCAGCCGGCTGGGCGAGGACGCCGTGTTGCTGGGGGCGGTGGCCACTGCCCTCGACACCGCTCGGGACGTGGTGTTCGAGCGCCGGTCGGCCGCCTCCTGA